The Polaromonas hydrogenivorans genome includes a region encoding these proteins:
- a CDS encoding ParA family protein: MPSIIFASPKGGAGKTTSALILATQIAKQGIAVTIIDADPNHPVKRWAKGGGTPEKLTIVSDVTEANIADQIEEAAGKTPFVVVDMEGTAATIVAYAIAEADFVIIPTQGSQLDAEQASNALRLIRAHERGIQKHKPDYKLPYAVLFTRTSAAITSRDTKFIRKSFEEAGVFYFRTELNERAAFKAMFSFRQPLEALNPAEVSNIPKAIENAEAFTSEVIERIRSAKATPDKEKVA; the protein is encoded by the coding sequence ATGCCATCCATAATTTTTGCCTCGCCTAAGGGCGGAGCCGGTAAAACCACATCGGCGCTCATCCTGGCAACCCAAATCGCAAAGCAGGGGATTGCTGTGACCATCATCGACGCGGACCCGAACCATCCGGTGAAGCGATGGGCTAAGGGTGGTGGAACCCCGGAAAAGCTCACTATCGTTTCCGATGTGACCGAAGCGAACATTGCAGATCAGATTGAGGAAGCAGCGGGAAAGACGCCCTTTGTTGTTGTTGATATGGAGGGAACCGCAGCAACAATCGTCGCTTACGCTATTGCCGAGGCCGATTTTGTGATCATCCCTACCCAGGGTTCACAGCTGGACGCGGAGCAGGCCAGCAATGCTTTGCGCCTGATCCGCGCCCATGAGCGCGGAATCCAGAAACACAAGCCAGATTACAAGTTGCCCTATGCGGTACTGTTTACCCGAACCTCGGCAGCAATCACAAGCCGGGACACCAAGTTCATTCGAAAGAGTTTTGAAGAGGCCGGAGTTTTCTACTTTCGCACCGAATTGAACGAACGCGCCGCTTTCAAAGCTATGTTCTCGTTCCGTCAGCCGCTTGAGGCATTGAACCCGGCAGAGGTTTCCAACATCCCCAAAGCCATAGAGAATGCCGAAGCCTTTACCAGCGAAGTAATCGAACGCATCCGATCGGCAAAAGCCACCCCAGACAAAGAAAAGGTTGCATGA